From a region of the Pukyongiella litopenaei genome:
- a CDS encoding acyl-CoA dehydrogenase family protein, protein MPHDGQDQTMTSQAPTSAILPDLLTLTGAAIAPAEAVLKQARDSVRAMVTVDGKVSGAALEANQSAAHGLAWLATYVESLRQMQTWATRLSGQDRFGETEQLLHQIAFGEYLHQIAGGIPMNQGEVVRLQEMGLGWDALAGFQCAEVQTLMTRGNSPAARTRLVELMQEQAANITFGASGLDVELEMIREQFRRFAVEKVEPYAHDWHLKDELIPMEIINELAEMGVFGLTIPEDHGGFGLSKASMVVVSEELSRGYIGVGSLGTRSEIAAELILCGGTDAQKAQWLPRIASGEILPTAVFTEPNTGSDLGSLRTRAVKTGDGYEITGNKTWITHAARTHVMTLLARTDPATTDHRGLSMFLAEKTPGTDDDPFPTPGMTGGEIEVLGYRGMKEYELGFDGFAVKGENLLGGEEGKGFKQLMETFESARIQTAARAIGVAQAALDVAMQYAQDRKQFGKSLIEFPRVSAKLAMMAVEIMIARQLTYFSAWEKDHGHRCDLEAGMAKLLGARVAWAAADNGLQIHGGNGFALEYKISRILCDARILNIFEGAAEIQAQVIARRLLG, encoded by the coding sequence ATGCCGCATGATGGACAGGACCAGACGATGACCAGCCAAGCCCCGACCTCCGCGATTCTGCCCGACCTGCTGACCCTCACCGGTGCCGCGATCGCCCCCGCCGAGGCGGTTCTGAAACAGGCCCGCGACAGCGTGCGCGCGATGGTGACGGTCGATGGCAAGGTCTCGGGCGCGGCCCTGGAAGCCAACCAGTCCGCCGCGCACGGGCTGGCCTGGCTGGCCACCTATGTCGAATCCCTGCGCCAGATGCAGACCTGGGCCACCCGCCTGTCCGGGCAGGACAGGTTCGGGGAAACCGAACAGCTTCTGCACCAGATCGCCTTCGGCGAATACCTGCACCAGATCGCCGGCGGCATCCCGATGAACCAGGGCGAGGTGGTGCGCCTGCAGGAAATGGGGCTGGGCTGGGACGCGCTGGCGGGGTTCCAGTGCGCCGAGGTGCAGACGCTGATGACGCGGGGCAATTCGCCGGCCGCGCGGACCCGGCTGGTCGAGCTGATGCAGGAACAGGCCGCCAACATCACCTTCGGCGCCAGCGGGCTGGACGTGGAACTGGAGATGATCCGCGAACAGTTCCGGCGCTTCGCGGTCGAAAAGGTCGAACCCTACGCCCATGACTGGCATCTCAAGGATGAACTGATCCCGATGGAGATCATCAACGAGCTTGCCGAGATGGGCGTGTTCGGCCTGACCATCCCCGAGGATCACGGCGGGTTCGGCCTGTCCAAGGCCTCGATGGTGGTGGTCAGCGAGGAACTCAGCCGCGGCTATATCGGTGTCGGATCGCTCGGGACCCGGTCCGAGATCGCGGCCGAGCTGATCCTGTGCGGCGGCACCGACGCGCAGAAGGCTCAATGGCTGCCCCGGATCGCCAGCGGCGAGATCCTGCCCACCGCCGTCTTTACCGAGCCGAACACCGGGTCCGACCTGGGATCGCTGCGCACCCGCGCGGTCAAGACCGGCGACGGCTACGAGATCACCGGCAACAAGACCTGGATCACCCATGCGGCGCGCACCCATGTGATGACGCTGCTGGCGCGGACCGATCCGGCCACCACCGATCACCGCGGCCTGTCGATGTTCCTGGCCGAAAAGACACCCGGCACCGACGACGATCCGTTCCCGACACCGGGCATGACCGGCGGCGAGATCGAGGTGCTGGGCTATCGCGGCATGAAGGAATACGAGCTCGGGTTCGACGGCTTCGCGGTCAAGGGCGAAAACCTGCTGGGCGGCGAAGAGGGCAAGGGCTTCAAGCAATTGATGGAGACCTTCGAATCGGCCCGCATCCAGACGGCGGCCCGCGCCATCGGCGTGGCGCAGGCGGCGCTGGACGTGGCGATGCAATATGCGCAGGACCGCAAGCAGTTCGGCAAATCCCTGATCGAGTTCCCGCGCGTTTCGGCCAAGCTGGCGATGATGGCGGTCGAGATCATGATCGCGCGCCAGCTGACCTATTTCAGCGCCTGGGAAAAGGATCACGGCCATCGCTGCGACCTGGAAGCCGGGATGGCCAAGCTGCTGGGCGCCCGCGTGGCCTGGGCGGCGGCCGATAACGGGTTGCAGATCCACGGCGGGAACGGGTTCGCGCTGGAATACAAGATCAGCCGCATCCTCTGCGACGCGCGCATCCTCAACATCTTCGAGGGCGCGGCCGAGATCCAGGCCCAGGTGATCGCGCGGCGGCTGCTGGGCTGA
- a CDS encoding ATP-binding protein yields the protein MTLRDIGTAVIRNGWARLWPGPAAALRRRASPLVRRIVAVNLIGLNVMVAGMFLLDTSRASLVQLKAGALAADAELIASAYGAAGDRAGAMLAALDLPRGTDLLVLSGTGSVLGRRHGDRVAPVSPATPLNDVAAALWPAPGVTGPDRAGSPPDAIDRQLQPYLGPVLEAGTRVETGLDGIGGKVMAALAPVRLPDGSAGVLALAGPAGTVDAVSRQERERVLQMFVVALLVSVGLSLVLASTIANPLADLAEAAEAGRNTGGDPRRKGRIRLPDLGARRDEIGRLSRALRDMVSALYNRIDGNEQFAADVAHEIKNPLASLQSAVGALRRVDRPEQRERLMEVIEHDVRRLDRLVSDISNASRLDAELVREDKAEFDLLEMLDRLNRHLGQEARAAGIDFITDMPDGPIPVHGLEARLAQVFANLIANAMSFCEQGDAIRVWVRRRGDRVLAVVEDTGPGIPEGASKKIFRRFYSQRPEAHFGNNSGLGLAICKQIVEAHGGVIWAENIEPTMADIASDPLGARFVVGLPV from the coding sequence ATGACCCTTCGGGACATCGGGACCGCGGTAATTCGCAACGGATGGGCGCGGCTCTGGCCGGGGCCTGCCGCTGCGCTGCGCCGCCGCGCCTCGCCGCTGGTTCGCCGCATCGTCGCGGTCAACCTGATCGGGCTGAACGTCATGGTGGCGGGGATGTTCCTGCTCGATACGTCACGCGCAAGCCTGGTGCAGCTCAAGGCCGGTGCCCTCGCCGCCGATGCGGAACTGATCGCCAGCGCCTATGGCGCGGCGGGCGACCGGGCGGGGGCGATGCTGGCGGCCCTGGACCTGCCGCGGGGGACGGATCTGCTGGTGCTGTCGGGAACCGGTTCGGTGCTGGGGCGGCGGCATGGCGATCGCGTCGCACCGGTCTCTCCGGCAACGCCGCTCAATGACGTGGCCGCCGCGCTGTGGCCGGCGCCGGGCGTGACGGGGCCGGATCGGGCAGGGTCGCCGCCTGATGCGATCGACCGGCAACTGCAACCCTATCTGGGGCCGGTTCTGGAGGCGGGAACACGGGTCGAAACCGGGCTTGACGGCATCGGCGGCAAGGTCATGGCCGCGCTGGCCCCGGTCCGGCTGCCGGACGGGTCGGCGGGTGTCCTGGCGCTGGCCGGTCCGGCGGGCACCGTCGATGCGGTGTCGCGGCAGGAACGCGAACGCGTGCTGCAGATGTTCGTTGTCGCGCTGCTGGTGTCGGTGGGGCTCAGCCTGGTGCTGGCCTCGACCATCGCCAACCCGCTGGCCGATCTGGCCGAGGCGGCCGAGGCCGGCCGGAACACCGGTGGCGACCCGCGGCGCAAGGGCCGGATCCGGCTGCCCGACCTCGGCGCCCGGCGCGACGAGATCGGCCGGCTGAGCCGGGCATTGCGCGACATGGTTTCGGCGCTGTACAACCGGATCGACGGAAACGAACAATTCGCCGCCGATGTCGCCCACGAGATCAAGAACCCGCTGGCCAGCCTGCAATCCGCCGTCGGTGCCCTGCGCCGGGTCGACCGGCCAGAGCAGCGGGAGCGGCTGATGGAGGTGATCGAACATGACGTGCGCCGCCTCGACCGGCTGGTGAGCGACATCTCCAACGCCTCGCGGCTGGATGCGGAACTGGTCCGGGAAGACAAGGCCGAGTTCGATCTGCTCGAGATGCTCGACCGGCTGAACCGGCACCTGGGCCAGGAGGCGCGCGCCGCCGGCATCGATTTCATCACCGATATGCCGGATGGGCCGATCCCCGTGCATGGCCTCGAGGCCCGGCTCGCGCAGGTCTTTGCCAATCTCATCGCCAACGCGATGTCGTTCTGCGAGCAGGGCGACGCGATCCGGGTCTGGGTGCGCCGGCGCGGCGACCGGGTTCTGGCGGTGGTCGAGGACACCGGCCCCGGCATCCCGGAGGGCGCGTCGAAGAAAATATTCCGCCGGTTCTATTCGCAGCGGCCCGAGGCGCATTTCGGCAACAATTCCGGCCTCGGGCTGGCGATCTGCAAACAGATCGTCGAAGCGCATGGCGGCGTCATCTGGGCCGAGAACATCGAACCGACCATGGCCGATATCGCCTCGGACCCGCTGGGCGCGCGGTTCGTGGTCGGATTGCCGGTCTGA
- a CDS encoding alpha/beta hydrolase family protein, translated as MEPDSVTIDQPGHPLAARLFRPDRPPQAVAVLNGAVGVPQTYYRHFATWLAQARGIACLTYDYRDFGASASGPLRQSRTSLADWAFDDQQAARDHLAGLFPGLPLWVIGHSLGGFGLPGQARLEDIDRVITVASGPVHHHDHPWPYQGLARVLWFVAGPVLTRACGYMPGRYVGLGADLPLDVFRQWKRWCTTPGFYFEDPTLEPGRLDAGALTCPLHIVALADDDTIPPPAVQRLETLYPNAQRRFDVLDPGDFALGKVGHLAAFARRNAALWPALIDGPS; from the coding sequence ATGGAACCGGACTCTGTAACCATCGACCAGCCGGGCCATCCGCTGGCCGCGCGGCTGTTCCGTCCCGACCGCCCGCCGCAGGCGGTGGCCGTGCTGAACGGGGCGGTGGGCGTGCCGCAAACCTATTACCGCCATTTCGCCACCTGGCTGGCGCAGGCGCGCGGCATCGCCTGCCTGACCTATGATTATCGCGATTTCGGCGCCTCGGCCTCGGGGCCGTTGCGGCAATCTCGCACGTCGCTGGCCGACTGGGCCTTTGACGACCAGCAGGCGGCCCGCGACCATCTGGCCGGCCTGTTCCCCGGCCTGCCGCTCTGGGTGATCGGCCATTCGCTGGGCGGGTTCGGATTGCCCGGACAGGCCCGGCTCGAGGACATCGACCGGGTGATCACCGTGGCCAGCGGGCCGGTGCATCACCATGACCATCCCTGGCCCTATCAGGGGCTGGCGCGGGTGCTGTGGTTCGTGGCGGGGCCGGTGCTGACCCGCGCCTGCGGCTACATGCCCGGACGGTATGTCGGTCTGGGCGCCGACCTGCCCCTCGACGTGTTCCGGCAATGGAAACGCTGGTGCACGACACCGGGTTTCTATTTCGAGGATCCGACCCTCGAACCGGGGCGGCTGGATGCGGGCGCGCTGACCTGCCCGCTGCATATCGTGGCCCTGGCCGACGACGACACTATCCCGCCGCCCGCCGTGCAGCGGCTCGAAACGCTCTATCCGAATGCGCAACGGCGGTTCGATGTCCTCGATCCGGGCGATTTCGCGCTGGGCAAGGTGGGCCATCTCGCCGCCTTTGCCCGCCGCAACGCGGCACTCTGGCCCGCCCTGATCGACGGTCCTAGCTGA
- a CDS encoding PTS sugar transporter subunit IIA encodes MIGIVVVMHGGLAREFRATALHVLGEQPGIAAVRIGTDDDRGAKQAEICAAADAVDTGDGVVVVTDLYGGSPSNLSMNACAGEQRRMLFGANVPALLELVHNRHRPVDEALHRAVEKGRLYLGSRIIRPV; translated from the coding sequence TTGATTGGAATCGTTGTCGTAATGCATGGCGGGCTGGCGCGTGAATTTCGCGCCACGGCGCTGCATGTGCTGGGTGAGCAGCCGGGTATCGCGGCGGTCCGGATCGGGACCGACGACGACCGCGGCGCCAAACAGGCCGAGATCTGCGCGGCCGCGGACGCGGTCGACACCGGCGACGGTGTCGTGGTGGTGACCGACCTCTATGGCGGCTCGCCGTCGAACCTCAGCATGAATGCCTGCGCGGGCGAACAGCGCCGGATGCTGTTCGGTGCCAACGTCCCGGCGCTGCTGGAACTGGTGCACAACCGGCACAGGCCGGTCGACGAGGCGCTGCACCGCGCGGTCGAAAAGGGCCGGCTCTATCTCGGCTCCCGTATCATTCGGCCGGTCTGA
- a CDS encoding HPr family phosphocarrier protein translates to MAERSMKIVNEKGLHARASAKLVELVSGFDAQAEVSRDGMSASGDSIMGLLMLAASKGTTIDVRTSGPDAEPLADALEALVADRFGEGF, encoded by the coding sequence ATGGCTGAACGCAGCATGAAGATCGTGAACGAAAAGGGGCTGCACGCCCGCGCCTCGGCCAAGCTGGTCGAACTTGTGTCCGGCTTCGACGCCCAGGCCGAGGTCTCGCGCGACGGAATGTCCGCCTCGGGCGACAGCATCATGGGTCTTTTAATGTTGGCAGCATCGAAGGGAACGACTATTGACGTGCGGACGTCCGGACCGGATGCTGAACCATTGGCGGATGCCTTGGAGGCGCTGGTCGCGGACAGGTTCGGCGAGGGCTTCTGA
- a CDS encoding response regulator transcription factor, whose translation MPKIALVDDDRNILTSVSMTLEAEGFEVETYTDGQAAHDAFSRRLPDLAVLDIKMPRMDGMDLLQRLRQRTGMPVILLTSKDEEIDEVLGLRMGADDYVKKPFSQRLLVERIRAILRRQDVIDGGEAATGARVMERGPLVMDPLRHAVSWKGADVALTVTEFLLLQALAQRPGFVKSRDQLMDVAYDDQVYVDDRTIDSHIKRLRKKMRAADPDFNAIETLYGVGYRFNEG comes from the coding sequence ATGCCGAAGATTGCATTGGTGGATGACGACAGGAACATTCTGACCTCGGTGTCGATGACCCTCGAGGCCGAAGGGTTCGAGGTGGAGACCTACACCGACGGGCAGGCGGCGCATGATGCCTTTTCCCGGCGGCTGCCCGATCTCGCGGTGCTCGACATCAAGATGCCGCGCATGGACGGGATGGACCTGTTGCAGCGCCTGCGCCAGCGCACCGGGATGCCGGTGATCCTGCTGACCTCGAAGGATGAAGAGATCGACGAGGTTCTGGGCCTGCGCATGGGGGCCGACGATTATGTGAAGAAACCGTTTTCGCAGCGGCTTCTGGTGGAACGGATACGCGCCATCCTGCGCCGGCAGGATGTGATCGACGGCGGCGAGGCCGCAACCGGGGCGCGGGTGATGGAACGCGGGCCGCTGGTGATGGATCCGCTGCGCCATGCGGTCAGCTGGAAGGGCGCCGACGTGGCCTTGACGGTGACCGAGTTCCTGTTGCTGCAGGCGCTGGCGCAGCGCCCCGGTTTCGTGAAATCCCGCGATCAGCTGATGGATGTGGCCTATGACGATCAGGTTTATGTGGATGACCGCACGATCGACAGCCACATCAAGCGACTGCGCAAGAAGATGCGCGCGGCCGACCCGGATTTCAACGCCATCGAAACGCTTTACGGGGTCGGCTATCGTTTCAACGAAGGCTGA
- a CDS encoding lysophospholipid acyltransferase family protein → MADTAREQSTGLGKQPAASTGEIYDRRTLTYANSFDDPWTARAIKTIEWLTGKLTILRMVSAFEKKNADYRGQKFWRGALDVMGIDLVTPPDQLANIPTDGPVVVVANHPHGMVDGMIFADLIGRVRDDYRILTRTVLTGLDEAATSFMIPVPFPHDPDAQRKMVEMRANAMSHLKQGGVVALFPSGVVMSSDSWFGPPVERDWNVFTAQLIRRSGARVVPIFFPGRNSRAYQIACQLSPVLRQGLLLHEIVRSCNKPQAPVIGQPLTDEQMKPLQTDPRGFMAWLREHTLALGKPAA, encoded by the coding sequence TTGGCGGATACCGCACGGGAACAGAGCACTGGGCTGGGAAAACAGCCCGCGGCATCGACGGGCGAGATCTATGATCGCCGCACCCTTACCTATGCCAATTCATTCGACGATCCCTGGACCGCCCGGGCGATCAAGACGATCGAATGGCTCACCGGCAAGCTGACGATCCTGCGCATGGTCAGCGCCTTCGAAAAGAAGAACGCGGATTACCGCGGCCAGAAATTCTGGCGCGGCGCGCTCGACGTGATGGGCATCGACCTGGTGACCCCGCCGGATCAGCTGGCCAATATCCCCACGGACGGCCCCGTGGTGGTGGTGGCCAACCACCCGCATGGCATGGTCGACGGGATGATCTTCGCGGATCTGATCGGCCGCGTGCGGGACGACTACCGCATCCTGACCCGCACCGTGCTGACCGGCCTCGACGAGGCGGCGACCTCGTTCATGATCCCGGTGCCGTTCCCGCATGACCCGGATGCGCAGCGCAAGATGGTCGAGATGCGCGCCAACGCGATGTCGCATCTCAAGCAGGGCGGCGTGGTGGCGCTGTTTCCCTCGGGCGTGGTGATGTCGTCGGACAGCTGGTTCGGGCCGCCGGTCGAACGCGACTGGAACGTGTTCACCGCGCAGCTGATCCGCCGGTCCGGCGCGCGGGTGGTGCCGATCTTCTTTCCCGGACGCAATTCGCGCGCCTACCAGATCGCCTGCCAGCTTTCCCCGGTCCTGCGCCAGGGGCTGCTGCTGCATGAAATCGTGCGGTCGTGCAACAAGCCGCAGGCGCCGGTGATCGGTCAGCCGCTGACCGACGAACAGATGAAACCGCTGCAGACCGATCCGCGCGGGTTCATGGCCTGGCTGCGCGAACACACGCTCGCGCTGGGCAAACCCGCCGCCTGA
- a CDS encoding sulfite exporter TauE/SafE family protein, with the protein MSSLSPVELALAFGIALVAGTVKGLVGFALPMIVVSGLGMILPPELALAGLILPTLVANAAQALRQGPAAALASTRRFALFLSVGGVFLLASAQLVRVLPVNVMLLLIGVPVTLFVLLQLLGIRFHLAAPSARIEAAVGAFAGAIGGFSGIWGPPTVAYLTALNTPKADQMRVQGVVYCLGAVALMIAHVGSGVLNAETLPFSVALVIPAMLGMWLGGRLHDRIDQTRFRRATLLVLLLAGLNLVRRGLFFS; encoded by the coding sequence ATGTCTTCTCTTTCGCCGGTAGAACTGGCGCTGGCCTTCGGGATCGCCCTGGTGGCGGGAACGGTCAAGGGGCTGGTGGGCTTCGCGCTGCCGATGATCGTCGTGTCGGGGCTGGGCATGATCCTGCCGCCGGAACTGGCGCTGGCCGGGCTGATCCTGCCGACGCTGGTGGCCAATGCCGCGCAGGCGCTGCGGCAGGGACCGGCGGCGGCGCTGGCCTCGACCCGGCGTTTCGCGCTGTTCCTGTCGGTGGGCGGCGTGTTCCTGCTGGCCAGCGCCCAGCTGGTCCGGGTGTTGCCGGTGAACGTGATGCTGTTGCTGATCGGGGTGCCGGTCACGCTGTTCGTGCTGCTCCAGCTGCTGGGCATCCGGTTCCATCTCGCCGCGCCGTCGGCCCGGATCGAGGCCGCGGTCGGCGCCTTTGCCGGGGCCATCGGCGGGTTCTCGGGGATCTGGGGGCCGCCGACGGTGGCGTATCTCACCGCGCTGAACACGCCGAAGGCCGACCAGATGCGGGTGCAGGGCGTGGTCTATTGCCTGGGCGCCGTGGCGCTGATGATCGCGCATGTCGGATCGGGGGTGCTGAACGCCGAAACGCTGCCCTTTTCGGTGGCGCTGGTGATTCCGGCGATGCTGGGCATGTGGCTGGGCGGGCGGCTGCATGACCGCATCGACCAGACCAGGTTTCGCCGCGCGACGCTGCTGGTGCTGCTGCTCGCGGGGCTGAACCTGGTGCGGCGGGGGCTGTTTTTCAGCTAG
- a CDS encoding phosphoenolpyruvate carboxykinase gives MTSGRVNPKFRLEDQGIAGLGEVHYNQMAPALVEASIKRNEGTLGNGGALLVTTGKFTGRSPKDKHIVKTDSVADTVWWDNNAAMSPEGFDTLYGDMLEHMKGRDYFVQDLVGGADPAHAINVRMVTELAWHGLFIRTMLRRPDREDLEDFVADFTVINCPSFRADPERHDCRSDTVIAMNFDRRLILIGGTEYAGENKKSVFTLLNYLLPEKGIMPMHCSANHAHGNPVDTAVFFGLSGTGKTTLSADPERTLIGDDEHGWSDRGTFNFEGGCYAKTIGLDPEAEPEIYATTSKFATVIENMVFDPETYELDFKDDSLTANMRCAYPLHYISNASADALGGHPKNIIMLTCDAFGVLPPIARLTPAQAMYHFLSGFTSKVAGTERGVTEPEPTFSTCFGAPFMPRRPEVYGNLLREKIARHGATCWLVNTGWTGGAYGTGSRMPIKATRALLTAALDGSLAEAEFRKDPNFGFDVPVAVPGVAEVLLDPRRTWGDPEGYDAQAAKLVQMFADNFEQYLPFIDEDVKAAAIG, from the coding sequence ATGACATCCGGAAGGGTCAACCCGAAATTCCGCCTCGAAGACCAGGGCATCGCCGGGCTGGGCGAAGTTCACTACAACCAGATGGCCCCGGCGCTGGTCGAAGCCTCGATCAAGCGCAACGAAGGCACGCTGGGCAATGGCGGCGCGCTGCTGGTCACCACCGGCAAGTTCACCGGCCGGTCGCCCAAGGACAAGCACATCGTGAAGACCGACAGCGTTGCCGACACCGTCTGGTGGGACAACAACGCCGCGATGTCGCCCGAAGGCTTCGACACGCTCTATGGCGACATGCTGGAGCATATGAAGGGGCGCGACTATTTCGTTCAGGACCTCGTGGGCGGGGCCGATCCGGCCCATGCGATCAACGTGCGCATGGTCACCGAACTGGCCTGGCACGGGCTGTTCATCCGCACCATGCTGCGCCGGCCGGACCGCGAGGATCTCGAGGATTTCGTCGCCGATTTCACGGTCATCAACTGCCCCAGTTTCCGCGCCGACCCCGAGCGGCACGACTGCCGCAGCGACACCGTGATCGCGATGAATTTCGACCGCAGGCTGATCCTGATCGGCGGCACCGAATACGCGGGCGAAAACAAGAAATCGGTGTTCACGCTGCTGAACTACCTGCTGCCGGAAAAGGGCATCATGCCGATGCACTGCTCGGCCAACCATGCCCATGGCAACCCGGTCGACACGGCCGTGTTCTTCGGGCTCAGCGGCACCGGCAAGACCACGCTGTCGGCCGATCCCGAACGCACGCTGATCGGTGACGACGAACATGGCTGGTCCGACCGCGGCACCTTCAACTTCGAAGGCGGATGTTATGCCAAGACCATCGGGCTCGACCCCGAGGCCGAGCCGGAAATCTATGCCACCACCTCGAAATTCGCCACCGTGATCGAGAACATGGTGTTCGACCCGGAAACCTACGAACTGGATTTCAAGGACGATTCGCTGACCGCGAACATGCGCTGCGCCTATCCGCTGCACTATATCTCGAATGCCTCGGCGGATGCGCTGGGCGGGCATCCCAAGAACATCATCATGCTGACCTGCGACGCCTTCGGCGTGCTGCCCCCGATCGCGCGGCTGACCCCGGCGCAGGCGATGTATCATTTCCTGTCCGGCTTCACCTCCAAGGTCGCGGGCACCGAGCGCGGCGTGACCGAGCCCGAGCCCACTTTCTCGACCTGTTTCGGCGCGCCGTTCATGCCGCGCCGCCCCGAGGTCTATGGCAACCTGCTGCGCGAAAAGATCGCCCGCCACGGCGCCACCTGCTGGCTGGTCAATACCGGCTGGACCGGCGGCGCTTACGGCACCGGGTCGCGGATGCCTATCAAGGCCACCCGCGCGCTGCTGACCGCCGCGCTGGACGGCTCGCTGGCAGAGGCCGAGTTCCGCAAGGACCCGAATTTCGGCTTTGACGTGCCGGTGGCCGTTCCTGGCGTGGCCGAGGTGCTGCTGGACCCGCGCCGCACCTGGGGCGATCCCGAAGGCTACGATGCGCAGGCGGCCAAGCTGGTGCAGATGTTCGCGGACAATTTCGAACAATACCTGCCCTTCATCGACGAGGACGTGAAGGCCGCCGCCATCGGCTGA
- a CDS encoding HPr kinase/phosphorylase, giving the protein MAEPVEPLMVHASCVAVGARAVLIRGGSGSGKSALALAMMGLGAALVADDRVWLTRDAGQVIATAPQATAGLIEARGVGILRADALGSAPVVLVADLERTETDRLPHPRTTVLLGCRLPLLFRVDGPHFAPALVQYLKAGRWDDDR; this is encoded by the coding sequence GTGGCAGAGCCCGTCGAACCGCTGATGGTGCATGCCAGCTGCGTTGCCGTGGGTGCCCGCGCGGTGCTGATCCGGGGTGGATCGGGCAGCGGGAAATCGGCGCTCGCGCTCGCGATGATGGGGCTCGGGGCGGCGCTGGTGGCCGATGACCGGGTCTGGCTGACCCGCGACGCCGGACAGGTGATCGCCACGGCGCCGCAGGCGACCGCGGGGCTGATCGAGGCGCGCGGCGTGGGCATCCTGCGGGCCGATGCGCTGGGCTCGGCGCCGGTGGTGCTGGTGGCCGACCTGGAGCGAACCGAAACCGACCGGCTGCCGCATCCGCGCACCACTGTCCTGCTCGGTTGCAGACTGCCCTTGCTTTTCCGGGTGGATGGCCCACATTTCGCGCCGGCACTGGTGCAGTATCTCAAGGCGGGGCGGTGGGATGATGACCGATAG
- the rapZ gene encoding RNase adapter RapZ has product MTDSIGGRQAQVILVTGPSGAGRSTAINVLEDLQFETIDNLPLNLLPRLLDGPAPNRPLALGIDTRNRDFSTAGLLDMIDRLSRRPGTELTVLYIDCREDVLLRRFSETRRRHPMAPAESPGIGIARELSLLSDIRGRADILVDTSDLNVHQLRAEIERWLAPASGPALAVTVQSFSYKRGLPRGIDMVFDCRFLANPYWQPDLRDLDGRDAAVAAHVRADARFAPFFERVLDLTQLLLPAYREEGKAHLSIGFGCTGGQHRSVALAEALAMALAEQGQQVSIRHRELEERLQGGRVADKRPD; this is encoded by the coding sequence ATGACCGATAGCATTGGCGGCAGGCAGGCGCAGGTGATCCTGGTGACAGGCCCGTCGGGGGCGGGGCGGTCCACCGCGATCAATGTGCTCGAGGATCTGCAGTTTGAAACCATCGACAACCTGCCGCTGAACCTGCTGCCCCGGCTGCTGGACGGGCCGGCGCCGAACCGGCCGCTGGCGCTGGGCATCGACACGCGCAACCGCGATTTCTCGACCGCGGGCCTGCTGGACATGATCGACCGGCTTTCGCGGCGGCCCGGCACCGAGCTCACGGTGCTCTACATCGACTGCCGCGAGGACGTGTTGCTGCGCCGGTTCTCTGAGACGCGCCGGCGGCATCCGATGGCGCCGGCGGAATCTCCCGGCATCGGGATCGCGCGCGAACTGAGCCTGCTGTCGGACATTCGCGGCCGTGCCGATATCCTGGTGGATACCTCCGATCTGAACGTGCACCAGCTGCGCGCCGAGATCGAACGCTGGCTGGCGCCCGCATCCGGCCCGGCGCTGGCGGTGACGGTGCAGTCCTTTTCCTACAAGCGGGGCCTGCCGCGCGGTATCGACATGGTGTTCGACTGCCGGTTCCTCGCCAATCCCTACTGGCAGCCCGACCTGCGCGATCTCGACGGGCGGGACGCGGCGGTGGCGGCGCATGTGCGCGCCGATGCGCGGTTCGCGCCGTTCTTCGAGCGGGTCCTGGACCTGACGCAGCTGCTGTTGCCCGCCTATCGCGAAGAGGGCAAGGCCCATCTGTCGATCGGCTTTGGATGCACCGGCGGCCAGCACCGTTCGGTCGCGCTGGCCGAGGCGCTGGCAATGGCCCTTGCAGAGCAAGGTCAGCAGGTGTCAATTAGGCATCGGGAGCTCGAAGAACGGCTGCAGGGCGGACGTGTGGCGGATAAGAGGCCGGATTGA